The Helianthus annuus cultivar XRQ/B chromosome 15, HanXRQr2.0-SUNRISE, whole genome shotgun sequence genomic sequence GATCTATGAGATCGTGTTTGAGTCTCCAATGAGTGTCTTCATTCATCAACTCGCCCAACACCGTATCGTCTAGAGCCGGCTCGACCGGAGGATCCCGAATGTGCACCGGTGCTATCGCCTTTCCATcatctttcaaaatcatgttgtgtaaaataatacACGTGTACACGACATTCCTAATTTTTTTAACGGATCTTGCTCGCATCGGTCGACTCAATACACCCCATTTCGCCTTCAAAACACCAAAAGTCTGTTCGACGTCTTTTCTTGCCGCCTCATGTTGCCTCTTGAATTTCTTTTCGTTTACTTCGTGAGGGTAAGGGatcgacttcacaaacacggaccacgaAGGGTAGATTCCATCCACGAGCAAATAACCACGTTTGTATAAATGGTTGTTAACGTAAAATGGACATTTTGGCGCGGTTCCATTTCGTTCCGTTAAAAATAACGAAGATTGTTGTAGAACATTGATATCGTTTTGAGAACCGGGTGGACCGGCAAAAGCATGCCAAAACCATAAGTCTTGAGAAGCAACCGCTTCGAGCATAACAGTCGGGTATCGATGATCTCCTCGCATATATTGGCCTCGATACTCTGTCGGACAAAAACGCCAAACGAAATGGGTGCAATCAAGGCTACCGAACATACCTGGAAGGTGATGTTTTTCCTCCTGAGCTTGGTATAAAAGTGCCATGTCGTGGCTTGTCGGTCTACGTAAGAACTCTGGACCGTATATTTTGCAAACCGTGTCACAAAAATATTCTAGGCACTCGCGGGAAGTTCTTTCGGCCATATGCAAGTACTCATCGTTCTCGTCTGGAGTGTTTCCAGTTGCGAGCTGTTTAATAGCCGATGTCACCTTTTGCAAGGGCGTAAAGCCCTTCCTACCTCGCGCATCGGGGGCCTCTACAAACCACGGGTCGTTCTCTTCCACATCGGACacaatttttagaaacaaacgtTTCGACATACGGAAACTATGCCGAAAGATATCTTCGTTGTACTTCGGGTCTTCGACAAAATAATCcgccatgagtgtctcatgccCCTCCTCACGTTGACGTTCAAAAAGAATGCTACTATCGGATGAATCGTCGCTACTCATGGGTGGGAACCATAACGGGAGTTCATCCGCCATTTTGTATGGTAAACTTTTGGGAGGAATTGGTGGTATTTTTTGGTTTGGTTGAGTATAAATTTGAAGGTATATGGTTAAATGGTTTAGTGTGatatttatagtttaattttttaaagaaaaattatttttttttaaacggtaaTATAACCGTTGGAGTGGCCCCCACATCAAAACCCATCATGTTTCCCGAGTCGGTAAAGGGTTGCCGATTTCACAACTTTGCCGTATCGCCATATggttggcggcggtgtttgccgatcggcaaacatCGTTGCCGAGCTTCCCCGCATGCCACACCGTATACCCTAAATATGTAACCGAATCTACTATAAGTCTACAACGTCTTTACTACATTCTTTGATTCTCATAGGCTACAAACCCTTTGGTATGTGAAATATCCTTACAAACTACATAAACATGTTACACAAACAAGCGTGTACCTGGTATAATCTCACACACTGTAAGCTAATGGTATGGTTTGTAGAGAGGATGAGATGAGGTACCACTATCTACCTTGAAAGTAACTatacatttttttaagtttattagTCAAGACAAAATTAAACCTAAGGCAAAGAAAAGGATAGGAAAATATGGGGTCATAAAGGTAaaactaagagcattcacattcgaTCCATTATATTTTCATCCTAAATTCCACTAAAAAatactacattttctctctccttttcaattaaataatatttttataccttttatcattatcttttctctctccttcactcacaaccactttcaaaatatattaaaaaattatagggggtgaacagtgtccccccaaatatacagatgaacagtaacattttctctctcctcactcacaaccactttttatactctttatattttaaaaacaccacacacataatttagttatttggatgtgaatgctctaagattGATATGTACCATCCCCTAGAAATCATAATATTTGATAATCTTCTACAATAATTATATCCCTACTCAAGTCGAGGTGTTATTCTAACAAATCATGCATGTTATGCTTATCCCAT encodes the following:
- the LOC110914081 gene encoding protein ANTAGONIST OF LIKE HETEROCHROMATIN PROTEIN 1-like; translation: MADELPLWFPPMSSDDSSDSSILFERQREEGHETLMADYFVEDPKYNEDIFRHSFRMSKRLFLKIVSDVEENDPWFVEAPDARGRKGFTPLQKVTSAIKQLATGNTPDENDEYLHMAERTSRECLEYFCDTVCKIYGPEFLRRPTSHDMALLYQAQEEKHHLPGMFGSLDCTHFVWRFCPTEYRGQYMRGDHRYPTVMLEAVASQDLWFWHAFAGPPGSQNDINVLQQSSLFLTERNGTAPKCPFYVNNHLYKRGYLLVDGIYPSWSVFVKSIPYPHEVNEKKFKRQHEAARKDVEQTFGVLKAKWGVLSRPMRARSVKKIRNVVYTCIILHNMILKDDGKAIAPVHIRDPPVEPALDDTVLGELMNEDTHWRLKHDLIDHLASQDLPHLLVDSDED